In Desulfotignum phosphitoxidans DSM 13687, a single window of DNA contains:
- a CDS encoding DNA-primase RepB domain-containing protein, giving the protein MERILWKICNYFNHRFTLAVLDESTGRWPVAFSLKNIPYLKAENAGGRHILIKPDSAIQPYYFLADDLDSDLLTRHHQLKPKVFKPGRMVIETSPGNYQVWIHSSRPLDLAEKRYWLEKMHSDPGADPKNRWGRCPGFRNRKEKHKTPSGQYPLAKLVWVDWKRQANIP; this is encoded by the coding sequence ATGGAAAGAATTTTATGGAAAATCTGTAATTATTTTAACCATCGCTTCACCTTGGCTGTCCTTGATGAATCAACAGGCAGATGGCCAGTCGCCTTTTCTCTTAAAAACATCCCCTATCTTAAAGCCGAAAATGCCGGCGGCAGACACATCCTGATTAAACCGGATTCTGCCATCCAGCCTTATTACTTTCTTGCAGACGATTTAGACAGCGACCTGCTTACCCGGCATCACCAATTAAAACCGAAAGTTTTTAAACCCGGCAGAATGGTCATAGAAACTTCGCCCGGCAATTATCAGGTATGGATTCATAGCTCTCGTCCCCTTGACCTTGCTGAAAAACGGTATTGGCTGGAAAAAATGCACAGCGACCCCGGCGCAGACCCTAAAAATAGATGGGGGAGGTGCCCCGGGTTCAGGAACAGAAAGGAAAAACACAAAACGCCTTCGGGACAGTACCCATTGGCAAAACTTGTATGGGTTGATTGGAAACGCCAGGCGAATATACCCTGA
- the thiS gene encoding sulfur carrier protein ThiS, with translation MQISLNGEKVESERQTLMELILGTGLDPASVVAEVNLKVIRQNSWTKITINEGDDIELLSFVGGG, from the coding sequence ATGCAAATAAGCCTGAATGGGGAAAAAGTGGAATCTGAACGGCAGACTTTGATGGAACTTATCTTGGGGACAGGGCTTGATCCGGCCTCCGTGGTTGCTGAAGTCAATTTAAAGGTGATCAGACAGAACTCCTGGACAAAAATCACCATTAATGAAGGCGACGATATTGAGCTTTTAAGTTTTGTAGGAGGAGGATAA
- a CDS encoding IS481 family transposase, which yields MNNTQAPIWRRWGQFRFSVIGELLSSPPAKGQLQQAIQRLSQKIYQHPIDEDQRFTLGASTIERWYYKAKEVDDPVAVLGRKPRSDAGIRWSMPQALLDALKAQYQKYPRWTAQLHYDNLKVVVQEKPELGKLPSYKTVLRCMRDNGWWKSREPAQPSPGQVQAARHLENREVRGFEISFLHGLWHLDFHHAKVRILDASGNWLQPMVLAILDDHSRICCHLQFYLAETAECLVHGLVQAFMKRGLPRSLMTDNGSAMLAEETTQGLARLGIDHKTTLPYSPYQNGKQEVFWGQLEGRLLELVRKHKDLKLSFLNQAAQAWVEQDYHRRFNREIQSTPLDRLLNGKSVARNVPDSEGLRLAFTRRVTRKPRRSDATVAVGGIRYELPARFGHMESVALRAPGWDRSQLTLVDPGTDAPLAQLAPQDKTANASGKRRVISPEISLTDPVDTLEYPALLKKWMADHAATGLPPAYLPKEENTIE from the coding sequence ATGAACAACACGCAAGCGCCTATTTGGCGACGCTGGGGACAATTTCGTTTCTCAGTGATTGGTGAACTGTTGTCCAGCCCGCCTGCCAAGGGGCAACTGCAGCAGGCTATTCAACGGCTTTCACAAAAAATCTATCAACACCCCATTGATGAAGACCAGAGATTCACACTGGGTGCATCGACCATTGAACGGTGGTATTATAAAGCCAAAGAGGTTGATGATCCGGTAGCTGTTCTGGGGCGAAAACCTCGATCCGATGCCGGGATACGCTGGTCCATGCCCCAAGCACTGCTGGATGCTTTAAAAGCCCAGTATCAAAAGTATCCCCGCTGGACTGCGCAATTGCACTACGACAACCTGAAAGTTGTGGTGCAGGAAAAGCCTGAATTAGGAAAATTGCCCAGCTACAAGACTGTATTACGGTGCATGCGGGATAACGGTTGGTGGAAATCCCGTGAACCGGCCCAGCCTTCGCCCGGGCAAGTACAGGCTGCCAGGCACCTTGAAAACCGGGAAGTGAGAGGGTTTGAAATATCTTTCCTTCACGGCCTTTGGCATCTTGATTTTCACCATGCAAAAGTTCGCATTCTTGATGCATCCGGGAACTGGCTTCAGCCCATGGTACTGGCGATCCTTGATGACCATTCCCGTATTTGCTGTCACCTGCAGTTTTATCTGGCCGAGACTGCGGAGTGTCTGGTCCATGGGCTGGTCCAGGCTTTTATGAAACGGGGGCTGCCCAGGTCATTGATGACCGATAACGGATCGGCAATGTTGGCAGAGGAAACCACACAGGGTCTTGCCCGTCTGGGCATTGATCACAAAACCACTTTGCCTTACTCCCCCTATCAAAATGGTAAGCAGGAAGTCTTCTGGGGCCAGCTTGAGGGACGTCTTTTGGAGCTGGTACGCAAACATAAGGACTTGAAACTGTCCTTTTTAAATCAGGCAGCCCAAGCCTGGGTTGAACAAGATTACCATCGCAGATTCAACCGGGAGATACAATCAACCCCTTTAGACCGCCTTCTTAACGGTAAAAGCGTCGCCAGAAATGTCCCGGACAGTGAGGGCCTCCGCCTTGCCTTTACACGCAGGGTGACTCGGAAACCCAGGCGCAGTGATGCTACCGTCGCTGTTGGCGGCATTCGCTATGAACTGCCTGCCAGGTTCGGCCACATGGAATCGGTTGCCTTACGGGCTCCCGGCTGGGATAGAAGTCAGTTGACTCTGGTAGACCCCGGGACCGATGCCCCCCTTGCACAGCTGGCACCCCAGGATAAAACGGCCAATGCGTCAGGAAAACGCCGGGTGATTTCCCCTGAAATCTCCCTGACAGATCCTGTTGATACACTTGAATACCCGGCACTGCTAAAAAAGTGGATGGCCGATCACGCAGCCACCGGACTGCCGCCTGCTTATTTGCCCAAGGAGGAAAACACCATTGAATAA
- a CDS encoding IS1380 family transposase: MIVFQLLFKRLGLRKRLKGCFSHLKISPIFGHHLVVMLLITHLILGFRRLREIVYYKDDPMILRTLGLRSLPDVSTISRNLSQMDDASVDNVQDLSRSLVVEGLVREQFPRLTLDFDGSVLSTKGHAQGTAVGFNKSRKGARSYYPLFCTIAQTGQFFDMHHRPGNVHDSNGAPEFMQKCFEHIRCQFPGSIIESRMDGAFFNQKIIDMMSERRISFTASVPFYRFTELKQLIETCDSWIDIDEKWSYFETLWKPKSWNSRYRFVFTRKKVKKIQKGALQLDLFEPVSEQYQYKAIVTNKTESAKAVVLFHNGRGSQELLFGNAKNDTALSVIPCKRLNANRIFTLASMMAHNLSREMQMVANPGKTHARPKRPAGWTFKRLDTIRHQILQRAGRFIKPQGKLTLIMSGNHAVKKDLMHLVGKLLEAA; this comes from the coding sequence ATGATTGTTTTCCAGCTTCTGTTCAAACGGCTTGGCCTGAGAAAAAGGTTGAAAGGATGCTTTTCCCATCTGAAGATATCCCCAATATTTGGTCATCATTTGGTGGTGATGCTTCTGATCACCCATTTGATTCTGGGTTTCAGGCGGTTGCGTGAAATTGTCTATTACAAAGACGATCCAATGATTCTCCGGACATTGGGGCTCAGATCCCTTCCGGATGTATCGACCATTTCAAGGAATCTTTCCCAAATGGATGATGCCAGTGTTGATAACGTGCAGGATCTGTCCCGTTCCCTTGTTGTTGAGGGCCTTGTGCGGGAACAGTTCCCGCGCCTGACCCTGGATTTCGACGGGTCTGTATTGTCGACAAAAGGCCATGCCCAGGGTACCGCCGTTGGTTTCAACAAATCCAGAAAAGGGGCCAGAAGTTATTATCCTTTGTTTTGTACCATTGCCCAGACCGGACAGTTTTTTGATATGCACCATCGTCCCGGCAATGTCCATGATTCAAATGGCGCCCCTGAATTCATGCAAAAATGTTTTGAGCATATCCGGTGTCAATTTCCAGGATCAATCATTGAATCCCGCATGGATGGGGCATTTTTCAACCAGAAAATCATTGATATGATGTCCGAAAGACGGATCAGTTTCACCGCATCCGTTCCTTTTTACCGGTTTACAGAACTCAAACAATTGATCGAAACCTGCGATTCATGGATCGATATTGATGAAAAATGGTCGTATTTTGAAACTCTGTGGAAACCAAAATCCTGGAACAGCCGGTATCGGTTTGTTTTCACCAGAAAAAAAGTGAAAAAGATTCAAAAAGGCGCTCTTCAGCTGGATCTTTTTGAGCCGGTCTCTGAACAGTACCAATACAAGGCGATCGTCACCAACAAAACGGAATCGGCAAAAGCAGTCGTCCTGTTCCATAATGGTCGCGGATCTCAGGAGCTTTTGTTTGGAAATGCCAAAAATGACACGGCCCTCAGCGTTATCCCATGCAAAAGACTCAATGCCAACCGGATTTTCACTCTGGCATCGATGATGGCCCACAACTTATCCCGTGAGATGCAGATGGTTGCAAATCCGGGTAAAACACACGCCAGACCCAAACGCCCGGCAGGATGGACATTCAAAAGACTTGATACAATCCGTCATCAGATCCTTCAAAGGGCAGGCCGATTTATCAAGCCTCAGGGCAAACTCACCCTGATAATGAGTGGGAACCATGCTGTAAAAAAGGATCTGATGCATCTTGTAGGCAAATTGCTTGAGGCTGCTTGA
- a CDS encoding amidophosphoribosyltransferase: MARMKLIPNRSIIEGKRIIFCDDSVVRGTQLRDNTKILYEYGARDVHMRIACPCLIHPCEFLNFSTSRSALDLAGRKAIYQIEGTEDTDLTDYAIDGSDRHSAMIAKIIDELTLTSLRYQKLDDLIAAIGMPKEKLCTHCWDGSSYF; the protein is encoded by the coding sequence GTGGCACGAATGAAATTAATTCCTAACAGGAGTATTATCGAAGGAAAACGAATTATATTCTGCGATGATTCTGTTGTACGGGGTACCCAGCTTAGAGACAATACAAAGATATTGTATGAATACGGCGCCAGAGATGTTCACATGAGAATCGCCTGTCCATGCCTGATTCATCCATGTGAATTCCTCAATTTTTCAACATCCAGGTCAGCACTTGATTTGGCAGGTAGGAAAGCCATTTATCAAATTGAAGGAACTGAGGACACAGACCTAACTGATTATGCCATTGATGGCTCGGATAGACATAGTGCCATGATTGCAAAAATTATTGATGAACTCACCCTAACCAGCCTTAGATATCAGAAATTAGATGATCTTATAGCTGCCATTGGTATGCCCAAAGAAAAATTATGTACACATTGCTGGGATGGCTCCAGCTATTTTTAG
- the thiF gene encoding sulfur carrier protein ThiS adenylyltransferase ThiF, with protein MKVGIAGVGGIGSNVARHLAQTGVKTLVIADFDCVEVSNLNRQFYRTDQASLKKTDCLKDNLLAINPDMEIETVDMKIGPGDAAHIFRDCDVVVEGFDQKQLKKMLIEEMSDTGKMMVSASGIAGWDLTSVTTKKIGSCQVVGDFVSDQGDHALFPPKIALVAAHMASIVLKYAKE; from the coding sequence ATGAAAGTCGGCATTGCAGGGGTGGGCGGTATCGGGTCCAATGTGGCACGCCACCTGGCACAGACCGGTGTAAAGACACTTGTTATTGCCGATTTTGACTGCGTGGAAGTTTCCAATCTCAACCGTCAGTTCTATAGGACAGACCAGGCGAGCCTGAAAAAAACAGACTGCCTCAAAGATAATCTTCTGGCGATCAATCCGGACATGGAGATCGAAACGGTTGATATGAAAATCGGACCTGGTGATGCTGCCCATATTTTCCGGGACTGTGATGTCGTGGTGGAAGGGTTTGATCAAAAGCAGCTCAAAAAAATGCTGATCGAGGAGATGTCCGACACCGGAAAAATGATGGTATCGGCCTCGGGTATCGCAGGCTGGGATTTGACCAGCGTGACAACAAAAAAAATAGGCAGCTGCCAGGTAGTGGGAGATTTTGTTTCAGACCAGGGCGATCATGCGCTTTTCCCGCCCAAGATCGCTCTGGTGGCTGCCCATATGGCATCTATTGTCTTAAAATATGCAAAGGAATAA
- a CDS encoding amidophosphoribosyltransferase: MGGFFGCASNENCNKELFYGTDYLSHLGTKRGGIATVNKEKFSRRIHNLENAYFRTKFESDVDTLTGNMGIGVISDTDSQPILIHSHLGKFAVVTVGKIANIDELTKKAFSDNVHFAESSQGDINPSELVAILINQKGSVTEGISNAQAIIKGSCSMLVLTSTCIFAARDRLGRTPIIIGKRHNAFAASLSADSQVDG, from the coding sequence ATGGGTGGTTTTTTTGGTTGCGCTTCAAATGAAAATTGCAATAAAGAACTTTTTTACGGAACGGATTATCTGTCTCATCTGGGTACCAAACGCGGTGGGATTGCCACAGTAAACAAAGAGAAATTCAGTAGAAGAATACACAATCTCGAAAATGCATACTTTCGAACAAAATTTGAATCTGACGTTGATACATTAACAGGAAACATGGGTATCGGTGTCATCAGCGACACTGATTCCCAACCTATTCTCATTCATTCTCATCTTGGCAAATTTGCAGTTGTTACCGTTGGGAAAATTGCCAACATTGATGAATTGACCAAAAAAGCCTTTTCAGACAACGTTCATTTTGCAGAATCCAGCCAAGGGGATATTAATCCTTCAGAGCTTGTTGCCATTTTGATCAATCAAAAAGGATCCGTCACTGAAGGCATATCAAATGCACAGGCAATAATTAAAGGCTCATGTTCTATGCTGGTACTGACCTCGACATGTATATTTGCTGCGAGGGACAGATTAGGGAGAACTCCTATCATTATCGGCAAAAGACACAATGCCTTTGCCGCCAGTTTGAGCGCGGACTCGCAAGTTGATGGATAG
- the thiE gene encoding thiamine phosphate synthase, translated as MKLIRALDANINRSSEGLRVLEDMARFRFDHARISADLRGVRHKIRDLFKDRQSLLLASRQADRDVGTVTSAESMSDTRTDEKDIVLSNFRRVQEALRSIEEHLKAIGEHKDGKYVETLRFDTYSLERRCLRLFAKSFPSGIYGILGEKFSLGRTNVEVARAMVDAGIDILQYREKVKDKSFKEMLNECEQIRKITADANVPFIINDHVAIALMVGADGVQQGQDDLPIPEVKKLCPEMMVGCSTHSPAQAKKAVEDGADYIGVGPIYTTQTKEDVCNAVGLSYLEHVVATHDIPFVAIGGIKRHNLAEVAAKGAKTICLVTEIIGADNIEKRIKEIKDIIGDV; from the coding sequence ATGAAATTAATCAGAGCCCTTGATGCCAATATCAACCGTTCTTCGGAAGGGCTGCGGGTGCTGGAAGATATGGCAAGGTTCCGGTTTGACCATGCCAGGATTTCTGCCGATCTTCGGGGTGTTCGGCACAAAATTCGGGATCTTTTCAAGGACAGGCAGTCCCTGCTTCTGGCGTCGCGGCAGGCGGACAGGGATGTAGGAACCGTTACATCCGCAGAGTCAATGTCCGATACAAGAACAGATGAAAAGGATATAGTCCTGTCCAATTTTAGGAGGGTTCAGGAGGCGCTGCGTTCCATAGAGGAGCACCTGAAAGCAATTGGAGAACACAAAGACGGTAAATATGTGGAAACCCTGCGTTTTGACACCTATTCACTGGAGAGAAGGTGCCTGCGATTGTTTGCCAAATCTTTTCCCAGTGGAATTTACGGCATTCTGGGTGAAAAATTTTCCCTTGGCCGGACCAATGTGGAGGTGGCCAGGGCCATGGTGGATGCCGGTATCGATATCCTTCAATACCGGGAAAAAGTGAAAGATAAAAGTTTTAAGGAGATGCTCAACGAGTGCGAGCAGATAAGGAAAATTACGGCGGATGCCAATGTGCCTTTTATTATCAATGACCATGTGGCGATTGCCCTGATGGTGGGAGCGGATGGTGTCCAACAGGGGCAGGATGACCTGCCGATCCCCGAAGTGAAAAAACTGTGCCCCGAAATGATGGTCGGATGTTCCACCCATTCACCGGCGCAGGCGAAAAAAGCGGTGGAAGACGGGGCCGATTATATTGGTGTGGGACCTATTTATACGACACAAACCAAAGAAGATGTCTGTAATGCAGTGGGGCTTTCATACCTGGAGCATGTGGTTGCCACCCATGATATTCCCTTTGTGGCCATCGGCGGGATTAAACGGCACAATCTTGCAGAGGTGGCAGCAAAGGGTGCAAAAACAATCTGTCTGGTGACCGAAATCATCGGGGCGGACAATATTGAAAAGAGAATTAAAGAAATAAAAGATATAATAGGAGATGTGTAA
- the thiC gene encoding phosphomethylpyrimidine synthase ThiC → MSQAYKTQIDAARKGIFTPQMEQVLEDEPISKQDLMDRVAKGHIAIPANKNHLNLKAAGVGQGLKTKINVNLGVSKDVCSFDAELNKAKMALDYKADAVMDLSVSGNTKGFRKRLVAEVPVMIGTVPIYDTLTRTQKPTEEVTIEDWFETVEIHAKNGIDFITIHAGLNSKCAQSIRTNPRLCGIVSRGGAILFEWMAKTGNENPFYEHFDRLLDICEAHDVCISLGDGLRPGAIKDSTDAPQIEELITLGELTKHAWGRNVQVMIEGPGHVPLHEVEMNMKLQKKLCHNAPFYVLGPLVTDIAPGYDHITSAIGGALAAMHGADFLCYVTPAEHLRLPTADDVKEGIMASRIAAHAGDLAKGLKGADEIDHKMSKARGTLDWDGQFKCAMDPEKAQEYRKLSQPSEEDVCTMCGDFCAVKRVKALL, encoded by the coding sequence ATGAGCCAAGCGTATAAAACCCAGATTGATGCGGCAAGAAAAGGGATATTCACCCCACAGATGGAACAGGTACTGGAGGATGAACCCATTTCAAAACAGGATTTGATGGACCGTGTTGCCAAAGGGCACATCGCGATCCCGGCCAATAAAAATCATTTGAACCTGAAAGCAGCCGGCGTGGGACAGGGATTAAAAACCAAGATCAATGTAAACTTGGGGGTATCCAAAGATGTCTGTTCTTTTGATGCAGAGCTGAACAAGGCCAAAATGGCACTGGATTATAAAGCTGATGCGGTAATGGATTTGAGTGTCTCCGGGAATACGAAAGGGTTCCGCAAACGCTTGGTGGCCGAAGTACCTGTGATGATCGGTACGGTCCCCATTTACGACACACTTACAAGAACACAAAAGCCCACCGAAGAGGTCACCATTGAGGACTGGTTTGAAACGGTTGAAATCCATGCAAAGAACGGGATCGATTTTATAACCATCCATGCAGGATTGAACAGCAAATGTGCCCAAAGTATTCGGACCAATCCGCGGTTGTGCGGTATTGTGAGCCGGGGCGGGGCGATTCTTTTTGAGTGGATGGCTAAAACAGGCAATGAAAATCCTTTTTATGAGCATTTTGACCGGCTGCTGGATATCTGCGAGGCACATGATGTCTGCATCAGCCTTGGCGACGGTCTTCGGCCCGGAGCGATCAAGGACTCAACGGACGCCCCCCAGATTGAAGAGCTGATTACCCTGGGTGAACTGACCAAACACGCCTGGGGCCGTAATGTCCAGGTGATGATCGAAGGACCGGGTCATGTGCCCCTGCACGAGGTGGAGATGAACATGAAACTGCAGAAAAAACTCTGCCATAATGCGCCCTTTTATGTTTTGGGTCCCTTGGTGACCGATATCGCTCCTGGTTACGATCATATTACGTCCGCCATCGGCGGGGCGCTGGCCGCCATGCACGGGGCGGATTTTTTGTGCTATGTGACCCCTGCCGAACATCTTCGCCTGCCAACGGCCGATGATGTGAAAGAAGGAATCATGGCTTCCCGTATAGCAGCCCACGCAGGCGATCTGGCCAAGGGGCTGAAAGGTGCTGACGAAATCGATCATAAGATGAGCAAGGCAAGAGGTACACTTGACTGGGACGGTCAGTTCAAATGCGCCATGGACCCTGAGAAGGCCCAAGAATACAGAAAGTTATCCCAACCGTCGGAAGAAGACGTCTGCACCATGTGCGGCGATTTTTGTGCGGTGAAACGGGTGAAGGCTCTTTTATGA
- a CDS encoding ExeA family protein, with translation MNNIDIKSLYGLKYNPFLPNIPEEALYMLPGSETFELRIRSMARQGGFALITGEPGLGKSKTLHKMAYGLEKVPDLAVGVMQRPQSRLGDFYRELGELFNVALSPANRYGGFKTLRERWIHHCQSTLFKPVLLIDEAQHVSDECLTELRILQSHQFDSQNLLFTILCGDNRLPERFRSPELLPLGSRIGPRLVLEPLTPDQLQEYLHFALDQAGNSQLMSEELIRTLAGHAANNLRILNQMAAELLNTAAVKELPKIDEALFFQLFSPSRSRPKRN, from the coding sequence TTGAATAACATTGATATTAAAAGCCTGTATGGCCTCAAGTATAATCCTTTTTTGCCAAACATTCCTGAGGAGGCTCTTTATATGCTTCCCGGCTCAGAGACGTTTGAGCTTCGTATCCGTTCCATGGCCCGACAGGGCGGCTTTGCTTTGATTACCGGAGAACCCGGATTGGGCAAAAGCAAGACCCTGCATAAAATGGCTTACGGCCTGGAAAAAGTCCCTGATCTTGCCGTCGGGGTTATGCAACGTCCTCAAAGCAGGCTGGGAGATTTTTACAGGGAGCTTGGAGAACTGTTTAATGTAGCGCTTTCACCTGCCAACAGGTATGGAGGCTTTAAGACCCTTCGAGAACGCTGGATACATCATTGCCAGAGCACTTTGTTTAAACCGGTTCTGCTCATTGATGAGGCCCAGCATGTCTCTGACGAATGCCTGACAGAATTAAGAATCCTTCAAAGCCACCAGTTTGATTCACAAAACCTTTTGTTTACGATACTTTGTGGAGATAACAGGCTTCCTGAGAGATTTCGTTCACCGGAACTGTTGCCTTTGGGAAGCCGGATCGGCCCTAGATTGGTTCTTGAACCGCTTACTCCGGATCAGTTGCAGGAATACCTTCATTTTGCACTGGATCAAGCAGGAAACAGCCAATTGATGTCCGAAGAATTGATACGGACTCTGGCCGGTCATGCCGCCAACAATCTGCGGATTCTCAACCAGATGGCTGCAGAGCTTCTTAATACTGCCGCAGTGAAAGAACTGCCAAAAATAGATGAGGCCTTATTCTTCCAATTGTTTTCACCCAGCCGATCCAGACCCAAACGGAATTGA
- a CDS encoding thiazole synthase, which produces MTDINKDILILGGVSFSCRLITGTGKFASKTLITPMLETSGSQMITVALRRVDPGSEHENILDYIPDAVTLLPNTSGARTANEAVRIARIAREAGCGDFIKIEVITDMQHLLPDNHETLKATQILAKEGFIVLPYYMPDITVTKQLHDAGAAAVMPLGSPIGTNRGLEMKPMIKMILETSSLPVIVDAGIGRPSQAAEAMEMGADAVLVNTAIATSADPAMAGEAFALAVRAGRMAYLAKMADESIFAQASSPLTGFLRE; this is translated from the coding sequence ATGACTGACATTAATAAAGATATTCTTATTCTTGGTGGTGTTTCATTTTCATGCCGGCTGATTACCGGGACAGGCAAGTTCGCATCGAAAACACTGATCACCCCTATGCTTGAAACCAGCGGTTCCCAGATGATTACGGTGGCCCTGCGGCGTGTAGACCCGGGATCGGAACACGAAAATATTTTGGATTATATACCGGATGCGGTAACGCTTTTACCCAACACATCTGGAGCCAGAACAGCTAACGAGGCGGTCAGGATCGCCAGGATCGCAAGAGAAGCCGGATGCGGAGATTTTATAAAAATCGAAGTGATTACCGATATGCAGCATCTTTTGCCGGACAACCATGAAACGCTCAAGGCAACACAAATACTTGCCAAGGAGGGTTTTATTGTCCTGCCATATTACATGCCGGATATCACTGTGACCAAACAGCTTCACGATGCCGGGGCAGCGGCTGTCATGCCTCTGGGCTCCCCAATCGGTACCAACCGGGGGCTTGAAATGAAACCCATGATTAAAATGATCCTTGAAACAAGCAGCCTGCCTGTAATTGTGGATGCCGGTATCGGACGGCCCTCCCAGGCTGCTGAAGCCATGGAGATGGGTGCGGATGCCGTGCTGGTCAATACTGCCATTGCCACGAGTGCAGACCCTGCCATGGCTGGTGAGGCGTTTGCGCTAGCTGTCAGGGCCGGGCGAATGGCATACCTTGCAAAGATGGCGGACGAAAGTATCTTTGCACAGGCATCGTCACCGTTGACAGGTTTTTTAAGGGAGTAG
- the thiH gene encoding 2-iminoacetate synthase ThiH: MSFLDKVIEYESFDFEGFFSSVTSQNVQQSLFRDHLTVPDLLHLLSPRARDFLEPMAQKARNVTMQYFGRTIGLYAPLYISDYCANQCTYCGFNTHTTFKRNKLTPEQIDQEAAAIANTGIRHILVLTGEAPAKTPMTYLTVTMGILKKYFSSIALEMFPMDEDDYKTLIAAGADSLTIYQEVYNREIYRQVHPGGRKADYNWRLKTPERGARAGFRAVNIGALFGLGQPKVEAFMAGLHAKYLEQKFPDVEISLSLPRMTKAEGGIAPRHMLSDIDFVQVMLAWRLFMPRLGLTISTRESAAFRDRLIHLGATRYSAGSRTDVGGYSQNLDDSTVQFEVTDDRSVDQITRMIKESGFQPVFKDWEILR, translated from the coding sequence ATGTCATTTTTAGATAAGGTGATCGAATATGAATCCTTTGACTTTGAAGGATTCTTCAGCAGTGTCACTTCCCAGAATGTCCAGCAGTCCCTGTTTCGGGACCATTTAACCGTGCCGGACCTTTTACACCTGCTGTCACCGAGGGCCAGGGATTTCTTAGAGCCCATGGCACAAAAGGCGAGAAATGTGACAATGCAGTATTTCGGGCGGACGATCGGGTTGTATGCGCCCTTATACATTTCGGATTATTGTGCCAATCAATGTACTTATTGCGGTTTTAACACCCATACAACGTTTAAACGAAACAAACTGACCCCGGAACAGATTGACCAGGAAGCCGCTGCCATTGCAAATACCGGCATCCGGCATATCCTGGTTCTGACAGGCGAAGCACCCGCAAAAACACCGATGACGTACCTTACAGTCACCATGGGGATTTTAAAGAAATATTTTTCATCCATTGCACTGGAAATGTTTCCCATGGATGAAGATGATTACAAAACGTTGATCGCAGCAGGTGCGGATTCACTGACCATTTACCAGGAGGTATATAACCGGGAAATATACAGGCAGGTGCATCCGGGTGGCAGGAAGGCCGATTATAACTGGCGGCTGAAGACCCCGGAAAGAGGGGCAAGGGCCGGATTTCGGGCGGTCAATATCGGGGCGCTGTTCGGGCTTGGCCAACCCAAGGTTGAGGCCTTTATGGCAGGGCTGCATGCCAAGTACCTGGAACAGAAATTTCCGGATGTGGAAATCTCTTTGTCGCTTCCCCGGATGACCAAGGCAGAGGGCGGCATCGCCCCCAGACATATGCTTTCAGATATTGACTTTGTACAGGTAATGCTGGCCTGGCGGCTGTTTATGCCGCGTCTGGGGCTCACCATATCCACCCGGGAATCGGCAGCATTCAGAGACCGCCTTATTCATCTCGGGGCGACCCGGTATTCAGCCGGATCAAGAACGGATGTGGGCGGTTATTCTCAGAATCTTGACGACAGTACGGTTCAGTTTGAAGTGACCGATGACAGAAGTGTGGATCAGATCACCCGGATGATTAAAGAAAGCGGGTTTCAGCCGGTTTTTAAAGACTGGGAGATTTTGAGATGA